Genomic segment of Zingiber officinale cultivar Zhangliang chromosome 11B, Zo_v1.1, whole genome shotgun sequence:
CCCACCTGATCTTCCACGGGGAATTTGACCTTTTGGcaaaaggtggagacgaccgctcggaactcgttgagagccggtcgccctaAGATCACATTGTACGCGGAGGGAGCGTCGACTACAATGAAGTTAGCAGTCCGCGTTCTTCTGAGCGGTTCCTCTCCCATCGAGATAGCCAGCCGCacctgtccgaccggcaaaaCTTCATTACTGGTGAACCCATAGAGGGGAGTTGTtatcggcagcaactcggctcggtcgatttgcaattggtcgaatgCCTTCCGAAAGATTATGTTGACTGAGCTGtctgtatcaataaagatgcagtgaatagtgtagttagctattaccgctctgatgatgagggcgtcatcatgcgggacttcgactccctcgaggttcctaagcccaaagctgatctcggacCCATTCGCCCGCTCCTGACTGCAACCCACCGTATGGATCGTAAGCTGCCTTGCATGCGCCTTCCTTTCCCTGTTGgaatcgcctccggtcggccctccggcgatgatgttgatttcacccctcgacgcattgcctctattctcctcctcccgagcggatggtcggggtcGTTCATGCAATGCCTGAGGAATGACCCTGTGCTGCTGGTTATGTTGCCGCTCGGGAGATCTCCTTTCTGTACGCCGGGCAGGACTTTGGTGTTGATGTCGTCGATTCGACGAAGGTGATCGACGACGATAACTCCTTGGTGTAGGATGAGTGATTGGGGGGAGGCttcgacagtcgcgggtgttgtgagttgctgaCTGATGGAGCGAACAAAACATAGGAGTCCATAACTTCCCTTTCGGTTTAGGCCGATCGGCCACTACTTGTTGGACGGCGTGAGGCCTCTAATGAGGACAGGCTACCTCTGCGCGGGGTCCTCTCggtggttgataattggaaggcgcttccgctcggcatgagctggtggctcggatgatacttcctttttcctcgccatctgagcttcctcgacgttgatgtactcgttggccttgttcaacatgtggtcgtagctgcgaggcggctttctgatgagcgaatggaagaaatcaccgtccacaaaCCCCTGTGTGAACacgttcatcatagtttctgaagtgaccgtcgggatatccatggccacctggttgaaacgctggatgtaggctcggagcgactccttcgagccttgtttgatggcgaacagactgacgCTAGTCTTCTAGTAGCGCTTGCTGCTCtcgaagtgatggaggaaggccgtgcggaactctttgaagctcgtgatggatccgttcggtagcctccggaaccatcgttgcgccgatccagaaagggtggtgaggaacactcggcacttcacaccatctgtataATGATGCAAagtggctgtgttgtcgaacttacccagatggttgtccgggtcggtggtcccgttgtattccccgatcgccaggGGCGCATAATGCCTTGGTAGTGGGTCGCGCAGGATGGTCTCAGAGAACTGcctattgatccgctcgggggacgaGTCTGTCCGTGGCGCGTTGCCCTTCCTTGCGTCGTAGAGGGGCGCCTCATCGGACGAAGAGCCCCGGTCGAGGTTGGCTTGCGCGACCTCTGAGGGCGTTTGGAACAGAGCCCTATGgaaaggtatcggggcgggcggggcttccacctgagtgccggtcggacctttgttctggccccatattgagagctgctccgacCAGTCATCTGGTGCCGCCTGACGGCCTGACGCCAACGTTGCCTGTTGCGCTATCCGATCGGCTTGAGCCTTCTgctgttgctcgactatcttggccgcccgcgcttggatgagcgcgtctagttcttcgggagagagtgtcatcatgagttggcgtccagcttcttccatcatctctgctcggattcaggaatcttcccacagacgacgccaatttgatcctgtccgagcgctgagtcgatggatgcTGGAGATGTGGCGCTCTCCGCTATCCTCTGATGATGGTGTAGACCTcggacgaacctgcaaagaagccgagccgggaagggtttcccggtgacgaccctccgacgctcaagtcaggcaacgaagaagaagaggagcaaagtaacgctactgtggctacagtgatgagagtcgcatacctccgtcgaaatctgggggtccttatataggaccccggggaggcgcggacaCGCTTCTCGATGTgcacacgcttccccaaacatacctcagtagggttgtgttaGAAAAAtatgtctgacgtcattccgcaatcatccgagcatatccctgacgtaacggtggaaacttccaccgtatgatACTTTGTTCGCTCCGGCCGccaaccatgctgtttgtcggcggcaggtgtctcgaggatgatgttaccaaTTGTCCCTTTTGTCCCTTTGCGCCTCTTGCCTGTTCCCGGGCTGAGCGGACCGGTCGCTCGACGCTCATGGCCTCCGAGAATGCGCATACCTCAGACCGGACGGGGAAGccttgctcatgtgctcggatgagattgcaccttattgtcctgtggctcggccgagcggcttgTCCGCTTGGCCCAGAGACTCTTTTACCTCTTTTGAGCATcgaaaacccgacccctggtcggacTGTCTTTCGTCCGGCTTGGGAGACCCCTGGCCTGATGTTCGGCCGGTCCGCCGttccgctcggcatgacctctgtccgctcgacacaaccttggggttgaccctcttgaccattgacctccacatgTCATTGACCCGCGCCAACGaaggtcccccgtccttaccactggATCACTATAGATTTAAATCTATCTAACAAATTTATCTAAAAGTGTTCATAATCTTTTATGTCTCTAACAACGCGGTCTTTAAAAACATAGACCTTAAAACTAAACAAAACATGCTAAACTCTAAACCATAAATGCCCTTATAAACAAGTGAAACCCTAAACCTAAAAACCCTCGTACTAACCTTTGATAGATTATTCATGTAGTCAAGTGTTTTCCTTGTGATtggtggcgtttggtttatgggtttgggaatgagggaatagattcattcccaaaccttgtgtttggttaatgggaatggaatcaagattttggaatgaaacccaaaaatttatgtatggatgaaacccaccccctcccttgggttttgatggaataagattgtaaattaagttttagacaaaaatatcctttgtatatttgttcaattttttttaatttcacactctctcatcatattttctctttccttattttatcatcatattttctctctcaagaTACTTTCTCTCTCTATATTATCTCCCATCAtatactctctctccttattttctctctcttcattctcttctatcacactttctctcctaTTACACATTTTctacttattttttcatcatattttctctctcatcgtactttctctctcatcatactttctctctcctcaatctctctcagcatactctctctcctcattttctctcatcacactttctctctctttattttctctaatcacactttttctctaagcatactttctctctcatcatattttctctcatcacactttctctctcttcatttttttctctctcaacccactttctctcttatcatactttctctctcctcactttttcattttctctcataataccttctctctcttcattttttccatcactctttctctctcaacatattttctctcttctcagtctctcattttctctcatcatactttctctctcttcatttttttccattactctttctctctcaacccactttctctctcatcatactttctctctcctcactctttcattttctctcataatactttctctctcttcattttttcccatcactttttctctctcatcatactttttctcttctcaatctctcctatcatgcactctctcctcattttctctgatcatactttctctctcttcatttttttcccacacactttctctctcatcattttctctcatcatatgtttctctcacattcaactttctctcccatcaaattttttctcttattttcctgtaagggtaaaaaaggaaatttaggttcattccgattgaaaatatttaactaaccaaacatcatttttaagaatgatacccaagctcatacccattcccattccataatactatgatactcattctcattccgattcctaggagagaaccaaacgccacaaataagggaatgaattcttgaaattgggtaatgactcattcccatgtacctccccttcaatgagtcattaccctattttcatcaatcaaaatattcccttattccaaaaatacccttaacttaaaattaaaattttctccattaatatcaaatatcaaaatatatttacttattttttctttcatatcacttatctctccttattctctctcatcatattttctctctcatcatagtttctctctcatcattttatcacacactttctctctccttaatctctcctatcacactttttttcctttttttctcattatattttctctctcatcatactttttctctcctcaatctcttccatcgcactctcttccttctttttttccctcatcacactttctctctcctcaatctctcccatcacactctcttttttctttttcctcatcacattttctctctcatcacactttctctctcctcaatctctcccatcatattcgcTGTTatctttttctctcaccatactttctctctcctcaatctctctcatcacactctctctcctctttttttctcattatattttctctctcttcatcctctccaatcatactttctctcacatcatattttctctcatcatgctctctccaatcacactctcttttttcattttctctcatcacactttctctctcttcattctttcttatcacactttctctctcataatactttctctctcatcattctctttcatcatatttttctctcacattcatctttctctcacatctaattttttctcttattttcctttaagggtaaaaaaggaaactttgatgtattccgatagaagatatacaactaaccaaacattgcttttaagagtgatatccatgctcatacccaatctcattccacaatacaataattctcattctgattcctattcctaggaaagaacgaAACGCCcccttagtatttatttctttaacttatcaaagggtgagatttagctcgataaatcaatagacccgataagttgggaaatgatactacttatagtgtgtgttgttgattatagaaggaatctgtgtcctagttatctaggttgagaatgtctccaagaggagctcataaggattgtcatgttaaaccctgcaggtggacttagtccgacatgacgatgaaattgagtggtactactctctgagatagatattaatttagtgagttgtcagtaacttacttaattagtgggcattcgttatcttaaacacagggagactaacacactcatgataagaaggagcccataatgtaatttgggactggtgcggtagtgcggtaataactctctagtgaaatgagttattatcgatgaacttgagttgtgtgttcggggcgaacacgggatactcaagctcatcggaaggccaaaaccaatttctcctcaaggtccctgtcgtagcctcattaaagcctcaagtccatccaaagaaagacccatcttggtatccaagaagggggacgacccaatgcttggtgaccaagcaagggtcggccacatccacTTCTATAGGGGCTGACCCTATTGCttagtgaccaagcatgtaggggtcggtcaagattaattcaaataggaggggcgttttgaatttttaaaaatcttctctttgtagaaaactacaagttttaaaagagagattttaaatttaaaagcttttcttttttgaattaggccacatattttaaaagagaatttaaaagttttaaaattttccttttttaaccatcttcatggttgaagaaaaaaaagaaagagaagttttaaaatttaaattttctatcaccatgttaaaaaagaaaattttataagagaagttttaaattttaaaacatggttttaattttttaaaactttccttttttaactaccactttaggaaattaagagagagcttgtaaaattttataacgccttataaaattttattaaaaattttatttttcctttttcccttgatgaggtggccggccaccttacttggtgcccaagcaaggggccgactataattaaaataaaaaaaattatcacaaaattaatgttggtgattgatttaatcaagaggaaataaaaggaaaaataaaaagggaaaaggaaaaataaaaagggaaaaggaaaaataaaaagggaaaaggaaaaattagaggatgattttattttttgtaaaaagtttttccttatttgccttgggcaagtaatataaaagaaggggtgaggaggcctcatgagacacaactcttatcctcttgcttggagactctcttggtgtggccgaccctctcccttctcttttcccttttgctctcttctgcttggtggtggtggtggctgaattttagaagaaggggaagaagcttttggatggtgttcatcttggaggatcgtcacccacacgacgtccaaggcgatgcgaggaatacggcagaagatcttgaggtcgttagcttataaagagaaggtataactagtagttttcttccacatcatactagttattttctttgtaagaattctaaatacaagagacaattagatctagtttatcgaatttatttttcgagtttgtgttttcttctttttcgaatttgtgattcgattgttctttttggttaacctagagttatttaaggaaattaaatattagctttccttaaaaggctttgtctaggcggtggtggttgctcccatatccaagaaggccatgtgcctcgccatgcagtcttggaagccaattttaaaaattaatatttaatggaattaataacataagtggatttgaatcaatagtgttaaattccacttgcaattcaaatctaaatcattaagaacagataagttaaatttggaatcaatgatattaagttccgtctgcgattcctaatttaacttctaaagaacataatagattatttaaggaaatgttcgacacttgtataaaaaattttgtatagtggaaccgataCATTTTTATAGGACTAATCAACAAATGTTGTTTTGCTTCGAATAGACATAGAACTCTTACTTTTTGTACCTATcaaggaagaggaaggaagagAGAAGAAGGGAGATCATCAATAAAAGAGGAGAAGAGAATCCTTTGAGAGTTTGATCAACAACAAGAGAGGGGAAGAACATGAGATTATCGGTAAGAGAGGAAAGGGGCATGAAATTATCAATGAGAGAGGGGAAATTGATATGATCACAGACGACTGCAAGGGAGGTACTacaaaaaaaattactaatagaCAACACAACAAAGacaataattttaagaaaaattattgtaaatttggtaaaagataatgatttttgataaaattattatcttTGATGCAACAATTACCCCAAAAGATATTCTTAACAATAGTTGGAATAACGATGCAATGAActattataaatgaaaatattttacAACGCTtggaataataatatataaatcattGTCGATGTGCTAATAAAATAATGGTTATAAATCGTTGTTAATAAAATGATAATTGTTGTATTTCTTTTTTCTCTCAAAACTCGTGTGAATGAATAGGATTTCTACTAATTCAAAAAATTTTGGACAGAGATTCTTTTTGGTCCAGAAAATCCTGGACAAGAAGATATGGTCTCCTGTTCTAGTGCATTTATAAATAAATGCACTTCAGCCTTCGACCTCGCTTCACCGCTCTACCATAAAACAAGAAAGAGAGAGATAGAAGAGGAGGATGGAGAAATGCAGAATCTCACGGCGGccgtttcttcttcctctgcctcTCTGCTGTCGCTGCTGTCTTCGTTCTCAAGTTTGAGAATGAACGGGCAGGCGGTGGCAACACGCCCCGGCGGCTGTGGCAGCGGGCTGAGTTTGTGATGAGGAGGCACCCACCGTCCCTCCTTCCTCCTCCCGCCCCTTAGATGACGACGATAACTACCAACCCTACAACTCCTACTCCTATTTTGTCGACTCTAGAAGGCAACTTCGCTTTCCTACCATCGccctcttttttcttcttttctgagACTGAAACTTCCACGTGAGGAATCAGGACCAACTAGGCATTGTGTTCTGTTTTGCTGAAATAATGTCCTAAAAAGTGTTGCTTCTCGATCCCGATCTtgcttgcttttttttttttttgtggagtGCTTGGCTTGGCTCTTGCTACACGTTGAAGGGTGTGGACCAGAGTTTTTGGGCCTGCTAGTTGTAGATCCATGAccatggaggagatcaaggagCCGCTGATGGGGGACGAGGAGATGCCTCCGTTACTGGAAGACCAAGAGACTGACGCCAAGCCTCACTACATTGCTCTCTTCGTTGAGTCCCTCCCTTCACGTAAGTAAAACACACATGCTTCTTCAGTACATCAAATAGTGTTTATCTTagttttttccctttttattcttTTTGTTGATTGTCGATGAGTTCGGATCATGAAGCTTGGCGCCCAAGGCGATTGTTCCTTGTTGCTTGGATGGATTTCCTTATGGTTTGTGATTGTTTGTTTGGCCAaatttcttctctcttttttgggagaaaataaatttatttatttttcttaaaagaaaaattagGAGTTGTTTATCATTCTAATGAATGTTGGATATGGTTCCTGTTTGGATGAGTTGCATCCAGGTTAGATGCGTCGATCCTagctaaaaaaaaatcattatcttCCTTATTAACTaccaaaaaaattgaattttgagGCTGTTTTGTGATTTGAATGTCTTTGCTACTTGGTTAAGTTTCCTTGTGCTTGATGAAGCACATTATTTACTGATTTATTACCAGATTAAGTTAAGAGATTAAGGGATCTTCGAAGTGATTTCCCTTGGTTGGGGTGATTATTCTTACTTAAGTGAGTTGCCTCTATGGTTTTGGTCCACTTATTTTTGTCTatttgattttgcatgtctaaACCAAGAAATCTTATTCTAGATGCTTTGGTGATTTAGAGGTGAATATTTCCTGGATGAGGAATCTTATTATCCTCTGTGCATTGTTTTAAATAACCGTCATTGAGAAATTTTCTATCCTAAATTTATTTTATCTCAATTTTAATGTCAATTTAAAGAGTAGTCTCTGCTACTTCAGTCAAACATTTCTCCTAAAATAAAGAAAATTGGGAGTTTTTAATTAGACAAAGTATCTTGTTACTTTTGGATAGATAtcagctgttagagtgtatactgaaagcctaagctttgtaaacattcattatgaataaagaatcacatttggtctaattatctgcatttgtttgtagttgttcatttaatttatattgtagataacatagtatgtggtgtcacatacagaagatgatgttatcagtaccttataaattataaacagtaagctcacgaccagaatggaaaggaacaaaccattagaaggtcgtagtgtaattaggtattagtttattttgactatataattacactagtacactcagagtgtattgagtaggaccatttgaggtcgtttcttttatactgactttataaaggaacaaagacctcggttattatggaaatgtatgctcttaatcctaatataataacaagcacatatatttgatatttatttctttaatttatcaatgggtgagatttagttcgatgaatcaataagcccgataaattgggaaatgatatcacttatagtgtgtgttgttgattatagaagaaaactgtgtcctagagatactaggttgataatgtccccaagaggagctcataaggattgtcatgttaaaccctgcaggtggacttagtccgacatgacgataaggttgagtggtactactcttggacttagacactaattaaatgagttgtcgaactcacttaattagtggacattcgatatcttaaacacggagactaacacactcataataagaaggagcccaaaaaaaatgtaatttgggattggtgcggtagttcaatgatagttctctagtggaatgaattatcattgataaaattaagttgtgtgttcggggcgaacacgggatgcttaattttatcgggagaccaaaaccaattcctcctctcgatccctatcgtagcctcttatttatagagttctatacccacctatacctaccttctatacccacaaataaggggccggcctaggtatattattgggtggccggccctagcttgaacccaagctagtagggccggccaaataaaattaaaaagaaatttaattttaatttttattattatgtggaagatatattttaaagagaattaaaattaaaatatctctcttgtaaaagatctacaaaagattaaagaaagagattagatctctttccttatttgtagattggagagatgttttattttttctttaaaaaattattcacatgttgataaaattaaaattatagaaatttccttttatcaaccatgaagagattttaaagagaaattttattttttaaaatttccggaaacaaattaggaagttttaattgttgattaaaacttgtcctcttttgttatccaatgatgtggccatctcaagttaattgggaaattttgttttatttttcaattaattcatgtcaagaaaattaaggaaattttattgtaattaaatttcctaatttactaggcaaggaatataaaagaaggggtgaggtgccttaagagacacaacatctattattcctctcctctcttgttccttggtgtggccatcctctcctctcttcctcttgtggtggccgaacctctcccttccttggagctcttgtggtggccggatactactcggagaagaagaagaagaaggagaaaaagctagcatctcttggagcttggttagtgttttgattttcttccttggtgaagcttcctctttgttggccgaacctagctaggaggagaagaaggtgattggtggtttctcgtctcggaagatcgttgcccacaaaacgtccgaggttagaagaggaatacggtagaagatcaagaggtttttctacaaggtataactagtaatttctatttccgcatcatgctagttatttatggaaataataccaaatacaagaggcttacgttctagaatttcgaatatgtttttcgaagttgtgttcttttgtttctttcttttccttgtgatttgattgttctttttggttaacctaaagttattttaggaaattaaatattagctttctattaaaggttttgtctagtcggtggtggttgctcccatatccaagaaggtcatgtgcctcgccacgtcagtactgggaaccttttatggaaattaatatttaatggaattaataacttaaggagacttgggtcgaacgtgttaagttccgcaggagatccaagtcaaaacctaaaagaacaaatagattaagttttggatcaaacgtgttaagttccgcaggcgatccaaaatttaatttaaaagaacacatggtagctaggaaaaggttcagatctttgtacaaaatttttgtacagtggaacctataggttttccgagtagcaaccaacaatcagcaAAACATACCTCATTCTATAATAGCTTCGATAAATTTGTTAAATAGTTTTTTGTTTCTCTAATTGTTAATTGAATTTGATTGACTATTTGTGAAGGTTAATAATGTAGCGTTTGGTTGCATTAAACCAGTTTTAGAGGTGACTCAAGAGGAATACAAGCACATCATGAACACAAACTTGGAAGCTGATTTCCATTTGAGTCAACTTGCTCATACTCTTCTCAAGGCATCTGGACAGGGCAATATCATCTTCATTTCCTTGATTGCGGGTCTCGAAGGATACTCTTCTTTGTATGTCTATGGATCATCTAAGGGTATGTACAtaccttattttttttcttttaaaaaaatccatTCTAATATCTAAATGCAATATGAAGCTAGGTATCTAACCAAAATTTGGATTGGTTGTCTTTAGGAGCCATGAACCAACTCACTAAATGTCTCCCTTGTGAGTAGGCTAAGTACCGCTTTAGTTATTTTCTCAAACTATTTTGCGTTTTGTGCCAATCTTTATGGCCTTAATGAACTTTACCTTTTGTGTTTTGCTTGAGAAGTGAGTATTGATTAACTTCTCTAGAAAAATTGTTGTTTGTTGTTACATCTTTTCCTTCCCAAAAATGCGGCTTCATTTCCCTTAAATTCACTTGCAGCTACTCTAAAGCAGTTACAAAAGCTTTCTCCAGAATTTCATTGTGTAAGTTGAGGACCTATCGGATGCAAACATAGTAAGTAGGCATTGATTGGATGGTTCTTTCTTCAGTACACTTAACCTTCAATTTATTTGTAGGGTCATTACTTGCAATACTTAAATGCTCTttatcat
This window contains:
- the LOC122033456 gene encoding tropinone reductase homolog At5g06060-like isoform X2, whose product is MTMEEIKEPLMGDEEMPPLLEDQETDAKPHYIALFVESLPSLLEVTQEEYKHIMNTNLEADFHLSQLAHTLLKASGQGNIIFISLIAGLEGYSSLYVYGSSKATLKQLQKLSPEFHCCRDGRTF